In Deltaproteobacteria bacterium, the DNA window GGTCGGAGAACTCTGGCTTATTACCATGCCTGACCTCATACGCTTGCCTCTTGCTACCGGATACGAGCTTGATACGGAAACTCGTACCTATCGAGTCACCTCACATACAGTTCTGAGCCCACATCACGGGATTGCACTTCGGACGATTCCTTTGCGACTTGAAGGCTCGATATTGACTCAGTCTTTACTTCGCTACGGTATCCCACTCACTGAACTGCAAGAGTGGGCCGACCCGCCAGCAGCAAGGTCGCTGGAAGAGGGCGGCTAAATCATTCCACGAAAGATTGGTATGCTCAGCCTGTCACCCTTCGTCTCACTCAGGGTGACAGAGTCGCAACGTCTCAGCGTCACGTGTACGAACGGTCTTTGGTCTAATTTAGCTGGCTATAATCCGTGCGCGCGCAAGAAAACAGGCCCAATCGGAGGCTTCACAATGATAGGCAACCCCTCGACGGCTTTGGGAACGACTGCCGGATTGTAGGTGTAGACGTTAATCCCATGGGCACCGAGTCCCACAGCATCTATACCTGGAAGCTTGCTGAGTTCGTCTACGTGACGGAGGTGAATGGCTTGGGCTTCCTCAAATGGAATCCCTGCAATAGGGGGTGCCATCAGCGGAGGAATGGGCTCGGGACGAAGTGGGTCGACACAGAAGCGCCAGTTATTGTACACTTTGACCTCTTGGAAATTCTCCGGACAGGAGTCCGCTTGCTCTCGGACTTTCCCTGGTCGTAAAACGATGACTCCCGGCGGAGGAGGGAGCAAGTCACTGGGACCCGAGTCCTCTATCACTTCCGGTGGTGGATTATCGAAGCGGCAGCGACTATGCGGCGCTTCTCGGTGCGTCCCTGGGGGACATGGTTCGTCAGGTGGTTCTGGGCTTGATGCCACTTGTGGCGGCTCCTCCGGAGGCACAGGGTCGGGCGGAGTAGCTGGAAGTGGCTCCAGAAGACCCGCTGCTGCATTCTTGGCGATTGGTGGAATCGGAAAGATTGGGAGGCCTTCGACCGAAGGAGGGAGCAGTTCTGAGTTGAAGGTTTCGACTACTAATCCTTCAGCAGTAAAACTGACAGAAACTACCCCTTTGATCTTGTATAGTTCATGAACGTGTCGATAAAGGATTTTGAGCGCTTCATCATGGGGAATTCCAGCAATGGGCACTCCCGGTGTGGCCAAGTGAAACTTCTGTAGCGGTTCTCCTTTCGGTGTCGCTTGCTGCGCGACGGTGTAAGCAAGCAACAGTGAGGTTCCTAAGAATGCGGTAACAGCAAGTGCCTTTTTCACAGGTCCTCCTTTATTGTTCACTATGTGTTACTTTGTCAAACTGTGGAAAATACCCCTTTCTGAACTGCGGCTCTCTATTTATGATTTCTCTATACTCCCTCCTTTGGTGATCTTACAGGGCTCTCTAGACCTACAGAAGTTTTCCTACTCGCTGCGCTTACACTTACCCCCCCCCCTGCAAGTGTCAAGTCGAAAATTTACTAACACCACGTGCGGGAGTTTGTGTATAGTCTGATGAAAAAATACTATAGAGAAAGCAATCAAAGAGTAGAGACACCATGTAGGTCGCCTTGACCATAGAAATGTCGACTCTTATGGTCAAATCGTCAACAAGGTTGAGTGAGAACATTTTGGACTATGCTACAAACGTCTCCGGTCTTTTCTTCTTCTCAACAAACTCGCCCTTCTGCTCTTTTGAGCGATGAGGCATTTGAGCAGTTATTTGATCTGGTGGCTCTCTGCGGAAAACGACCGGCGTTTACAGTTGATGGTGAACTGGTGTTGGTAGATGTGGGGTTCTGCGGTGTTTCGCGTATAACCTCTCCTTGATAGTGCGGACACTGATTTAACTTCGCTGCTGGAGTTCCTGTAGGAGTACAAGCATTCGGCGCATCACATACCTGGCACGGTGGTGCGGCCACGCACCGCGCTAAGAGGTGCGTGACACTTACTCCCCATGGTTTCCCATCCGACAGTACCACTCCAGCCATCGTTCCAGTAGAGACTTGGGGAGTTGGAGGTGAGCCGTAGAGAAATACATTTGCTATCTTCACACCACCCTCTAATGAGCTTTTAGGGGTAGGTTTTTACGCTGAGAAAAGACGAGACGTCATTCCCGCGAATGCGGGAATCCAGGGGAATACGCAATTGTTCAGGGGTGAAGCTTCTGGATGCCCGCCTGCGCGGGCATGACGAACACGCGGATCCTCACGAGGGGAAATCCGCACCAATTGTGGCTTGGATAAAAAACCTATCCTTATGAGCCTCTAATGAGGGCAGTGGGAAGTTGCCTGTATGGGTGAGTGGCTTATATATTTGTGGGGGGACAACTTTTACAGGGAGTCCTTCTATTGAGTTTGGCACCAATGCTGGCTGATCGGTTTCGATTTCAATGCCGTTTCCACCTAAGCTCAGGCCTGTGACTCCGGGGATTTGTCGAATCCTCGCTGAGTTGCGTTCGAATATCTTTTCCGCTTCTTCAACGGGAACTCCAGCGATTGGTGGAGTCATGATCGCACTGGGAATCGGTTGGGGTTGAGCCAGGTTCACGCAAAATCGCCAGCGATATTTTGTCTCTTCCCTGAACCCCCTCTGGACAAGGTTGCCCCGCTTTGAGCTCTTCTCGCACTCCGTTGGGCTTTAGGACAATGGCGCCGGGAGGGGGAGACAGTGTGGGAGGTGGTGGAATTGTTGTGACGGGAACCCCTTCAATCTCTTTTGGCATTCCTTGGGGGCGATCGGTCACAATGGTAATTCTGTCCTCGGTCGGGAGCAGACCTAAAACATCGGGGTTTTGCCTTAACTCTTTCTCATGACGTCTCATCACATCGGCGCGGCGTGCGAGTTCTTCCTCCGAAAGAGGAACAGGGACCTGAGCTTGACCTTGTAATAGCATGCTCCAGATCCCCAAACTTACAGCGATGAGTATCGTTAACAAGATACGATTCATAGTTTCTCCCTTTTTCAAATCTTCCTGAAGCCAAAGATGGATTGTGGCGATTAACTTTTTCATTAAGATAGAATTCCTAAATTTAGCGCGGGTGAGCAAGGAATATTGTTACAAATGGATACCGATACGCTTAGAGGCTGCTTTATGTCACAGGTCGCATCTAAGAAAGAAGATCGTGTGTTAATTCCCTCCGTTGTCGTTTGTTTGGTAGTTGGGCTTCTCTGCTGGAGTTCGATGGGCTGCTCAATGAAACATCTGGCGGAAGTCGTCGCTGTGGATGTCGATTCCCCTGTCTTGACAGAATTCCTCAATAGGAAGCCGCCGTCAGTAACGCAAGTGTTGGTTGTCCAGGTTAGTGCTCTCCACGGAGGGTGAAGCAAACCTGGGGAAACTCGTGTCAAAGTTTCCGTCTTGAGAGCAGAAATTCACCCATATAATCGCACCCCGCTTAGTTTCGGACCGTGTCCCCTAATTCAGAGGCAGGTTACTCGCCAAATTCCTCTGCGGTTTGACACACCGGGAATAGTGATTATCCAAGTTTTTGGCAAAACAACGCTAGGAGAATCTCAGCGCATTGAAAGACAGGTCGAAATAAAAGAGAAATAACCAATAGTCTACATCTCTGTTCCTGCACCCGGAGATGTATAGCAGCATATTTGACTCTCCCTGCGACTGAACTATGCGGTAACAGCAAGTGCCTTAGATGCGAATCGTGCCTGTCCTGGTCGGAGACGTGACGGCAAGGTCACTGGAAGAGGGCAGCTAGCGCTCTCTATTGAATTACGTCCCTCCCTTTGTCCTCTGACAACGCTTGCGATACGCTCAGAGCTGGTAAAAGTTCGACTGCTCTAGGGTGGTGACCGTTTGATGGAACACGATGATTTGCCTTCTGTTGAAGCCGCTTCTCGCTATCTGATCGGTATCGATCTTGGTACGACTAACTGTGCGGTGGCCTATGTTGATACGACGCGATCCCGTGCTGTACAGCATTTCCCCGTCACACAATTAGTGAATGAGGCAGTTGCGGCACCACTGCCGATGTTGCCGTCGTTTCTCTACCTCCCTGGACCACGCGACTTGCCAGCAGGAAGTCTGGTCTTGCCGTGGGATCACGAGCGAGATTACGCCGTCGGTCAGTTTGCCAGAGTGCAAGGTGCGCGTATTCCTGGACGTTTAGTGTCCTCGGCAAAATCGTGGTTATCTCACGCCGGAGTCGAACGCAACGCGGCGATTCTTCCGTGGGGTGGACCACCGGAAGTCAGTAAACTCTCTCCTGTCGCAGCTTCTGCTCGCTATCTGCAGCATATCCGTGAAGCGTGGAATCAGCGCATGGGCAAACAGTTTGCCCTGGAGACCCAGCAAGTCATTTTGACAGTTCCAGCGTCATTTGACGAAGTGGCCCGCGAACTCACAGTGCAGGCTGCTGAGCAAGCCGGGTTGACACGTGTCACGCTGCTAGAAGAACCACAGGCTGCCTTCTATGCCTGGCTAGCGAAGCACACCGATTCCTGGCAAGGGCAACTACGGGCAGGGAATACGATCCTCGTTTGCGACATCGGTGGCGGAACCACCGATTTTAGTTTGATTGCGGTCACCGAAGGGAAAACCCAATTGCAGCTTGAACGTGTGACCGTTGGTGATCACTTACTTCTCGGTGGCGACAACATGGACATTGCTTTGGCGCGCCAGGTCGAGGCTCGGATGGCGAAGGGTGGCCGCCTCGATGCTCAACGCTGGAGCACGCTCACGCATCTCTGTCGCGTGGCGAAAGAAGATTTATTTGCTGACCCGAATCGTCAGAGTGTACCTATCACCCTCGCTGGACGTGGTAGCGCTGTGGTTGGCGGCACTCTTAGTGACGCACTCAATCGTGATGAGCTTGAACGTACGATCGTTGAGGGGTTTTTCCCAGTGGTTAACGTCGATAATTTCCCGCGACGGAGTGCACGTGTGGGACTGCAAGAGTTTGGTCTTCCGTATGCGACCGAAGCGGAAATTCCACGCCATCTGGCCTTCTTTCTTCATCAACATGCCCAAACAACAGGCCGACCAGACGCAATTTTGTTCAATGGTGGGGCGCTGACACCGCATGTCATTCGTGAACGCATTGTTGATATCGTCTCGCGGTGGTTCGCTGCGGCGAACGAAAACTGGCGACCGACGGTGCTGACGAGTACAAGCCTTGATCTCGCGGTTGCGTACGGCGCTGCGTATTATGGCTTGGTGCGGCGTGGGCAAGGGGTACGCATAGGTGGTGGTAGTGCACGTGCCTACTATATCGGTGTGGATATGCAGACACAGACCGCAGCCGAACCGCACGATGCTGTGAAAGCCCTCTGCCTGGTGCGCCACGGCATGGAAGAGGGCGAGGAAGTGCACCTCAGTGAGCCAGAATTTGAAGTTGTCGCCAACCAACCTGTGAGTTTTCCGCTGTATGCATCGAGTACGCGAATGTCTGATCAACCGGGGCAGCTACTGACACTTTCCGCCGAAGAGGTTTCTACGCTGCCGGCAATTCGGACTGTACTCCGTTTCGGTAAGAAGGCTGGCATGGTGAAAATCCCTGTACAGGTATCTGCTCGGTTTACCGAGATTGGTACCTTGGAATTGTGGTGTGAGGCGCAACAAACTAATCACCGGTGGCGACTCCAGTTTCAATTACGTGGTGAAGGAACTGTCGCTCCGGTGCCGACGACAGGAACTGTCAGTGAAGAGCATGTGATCGATGAGGCGCTTCAGGCAGAGGCCATGCAACTCATTCGAGCGGTGCTTACTGCTGGCACGAGCGCTAGTACTGAAGGCGTCACGGTTCAGAACCTCACGCGGAAACTTGAGCAGGTCTTGGGGACCAATAAAGATCGCTGGCCACTGAGTGCGATCCGCCGCTTGTGGGACGTCTTGTGGGAGTGTGAAAAAGCGCGCGCGCGGAGCCCAGAGTATGAGGCCCGATGGCTGAATCTGATTGGCTTCTGTTTGCGTCCTGGTTTTGGCCATACAACTGATGAGTGGCGTTTGCAACAACTGTGGAAGCTCTATCCACATGGACCGGTACACAACAATGCCATTCAGTGCCGGGCAGAATGGTGGAGTTTGTGGAAGCGAGTCGCGAGTGGCCTCAGTCGTCAACAACAACAGGTGCTCTATAACGATATCGCACCGTGGTTGCTCCCCAAGTTGAAGAATCGGATCAAGGCTGGTCGCTCAAAGGTGGGACCACAGGAACTGCGCGAGATGTGGCAAGTCGTAGCCAGTTGTGAGCGATTACTGCCAGATGCCAAAGCTGACTTGGGCGAAGAACTCTTTCGTACCATCGAAAAAGGAAAAGCCTCAGAGCCAGAAGTGTGGGCGTTCGCCCGGATTGGGGCTCGGGCACTGATTCATGGACCGGCGAACTGTGTGGTGCGACGTGAAGTGGCCGAGCGCTGGGTTGGGCAAATCTTGCGTAGTGAGTGGCGAAATCCTGAAGCGCTCGGTTTTGCTGTGGTACAACTGACGCGCTGTACAGGAGACCGGAACCGCGACCTCGATGAAGAGATACGACAACAAGTCGCGAGTAAACTTGCGTCGCTCCCGTCAGGGGAACGCTGGGCCAAACAAGTGCTTGAGGTTGTGCCGCTTGAAACGAAGGAGCAGGCGCAGATTCTTGATGAATCACTGCCTGTGGGGTTACGGATACGGAACGAAGAGACCGAGGGAGGTGCTGACGCGCGACGATAGGAAACCAATGGGCGAACCAGCGAATGGGAGAACCCGCGACCACCCCACTACTGATGATTCATTCTCTCTGTCGCCCCCTCGCCCGTTCGCCCATTCGTTCTTCTTCAGGGCAACGGCCCAAAGACCACACGATTGTCGGCCTCATCGCCTTCTGCCACTTGGGCGTTCGCATCAATAAACGCGACAATGAATCTGCCACTGCTGCTCACGCCTGAGGGTAACCGTAAATCCACATTGAAAAGCTGCTCACTCTTTGCGTTCAGCCCAGACATCTTTTTCTCTTTGAGTATGACATAGCCGGCGTTGAGCGTGGGGCTGTCAGCAAAGAAAAAACGAATGATGAACTTCGCTGCACGGTCTGTTCCTGTATTGATCACTTTCAGTGTTCCACTCACCTGGCAACGCGGCGGTTTCTGCTTTCCTTTTGCTTGACAAGTCTGGGTTGCACTGACCCATTCTCCGGCGAGACCGTTCGCCAACGCGAAATTCGCCTCTACCGTGAGTGCACCACTGACGGTAAATTTACAAAACGATGACGTTTTAGCCTCTGCACAGGCACCGCCCCAGCCACGAAACGTGGACGTTGTCGTTCCAGGTGTGGCAGTAAGGATCACCGGCGTTCCCGGCGGGAACGCTTCGCTACAATCTGGTGGGCAACTAATACCCTCTGGCTTGCTTATAACCTGGCCGCTTGTATTGGCCTCGTGATGCAGAGTAACGGTCACCAGGTTGCCACTGACAACCGTCGTACTTGCTGCCACAGTATTGTTATTCTCATCTACCTCAGGACTCGACGCCGTGACTGTGGCGCGGTTGATCAGGTTGCCAGCAGACTTCGCTACGCCAACGATGGTGATCTGCTCAGTTTTTGTCGATGGGATCGTACCAAGATCACAGACAATCGTGCTGGTTCCGCTACACTGGCCAACTGACGGGGTGACCTTCGTTACAGTGACACCATCTGGAAGTGTGTTGGTGACGATGACATTGGTTGCGAGGTCAGGTCCAAAATTAGAAACTGCGAGTGAGTACGTAATCGTCCCGCCGACGGGAACTGGATCGGGGCTATCAGTCATCGTTAAGCGTAAATCTGTACAAGGCGCGTTTGAGAGCGTGTCGATCTTGGTGACGAATGCATCTTCTTCGCCTTTGAGATCTGTCTGAAAACTACCCGGCGCGGTAGGGAACGAGGCAGAGCGGGTAAATCCAGCAATGTACATATTGCCGTCACTATCGACTGCAAGCCCGTGGGCCTCATCTCGTTCGCTACCACCAAGATAGGTTGAGTAGCCAATGCCAGAATCATTTGGTACTACCACTCCATCCTCGTCCGGCTTCTTAAAATTGACCTCCATTTTCAACAGAAATGCATCGGAGAGGCCGCCTCCGTAGACTGGTTGCACGGCGCAGCGCGAAGGGAGCGAGGGACTCTCTGCAGGTCCTATAGTTCCCACCAGGTAGACCAAGAGATTTTGCAAGACAGCACGGGCAGGACCGGGAGCGGCCAGGCTCTCAACGACTAAGCCACTTACTCGCAATGCATTATTTAGGCCCAGATAGGTAGAATACAGCGGAGTGAGCTCTTCATCGTCTTCGGGGATCGGAGCGTTTACATCCAGGACAGTCAGAAAACCGTCTTGTACTCCATCAAGTTGTGATACCAAGGCTGCATCGGAAGTCGGAAAGCCTGGCGCGCGTGTGACGCCCGTGACGACCGCATTATCCGCATTGTCAATGGCTACAGCTAGCGCTATTTCTCCCTGCGGGTCAAGAATCGTGCCTTCAACACTGCCGAGTTCAGTAGAGTATCGTAATTGGGTTCCTGTCGCATCGAGCTTGGTGACAAACGCGTTGCTGTCCCCATCCACGCCGCGAGTACGTAGCGCATTCGACGTCGTCGGAAAATCCCGTGAAGACGTAGCCCCGACAACATAAGCTACTCCGACGTTATTGACCGCAATAGCAGTCGCTTCTTCGTAGGCTCTGGCAGAAAAGACCGCAGTGTATCGGCGTTGACTGCCGTCAGCAGTGAGTTTGATGACAAACGCATCATGCGGAAGCGCTGCGGGATTGCTTGGTGCGAGTGGACCAGATCCGAACTGTTTGTATGTTCCTGAGCCTGGGACAGAAAGGACAGAAAGGTCTGACGGCGTGTGTCCCGCGACGTACGCACTACCAGTGCCGTCGATGGCAATGCCATTGGCGCGATCGTACGCAGCGCCGCCAAGGTACGTCGAGTACAGTAACGTGCTGCCGGTACTATCCAGCTTCGCGACGAAGGCATCTGAGATGCCGCCTCCTGGTGTTGGTTGG includes these proteins:
- a CDS encoding hsp70 family protein, whose amino-acid sequence is MEHDDLPSVEAASRYLIGIDLGTTNCAVAYVDTTRSRAVQHFPVTQLVNEAVAAPLPMLPSFLYLPGPRDLPAGSLVLPWDHERDYAVGQFARVQGARIPGRLVSSAKSWLSHAGVERNAAILPWGGPPEVSKLSPVAASARYLQHIREAWNQRMGKQFALETQQVILTVPASFDEVARELTVQAAEQAGLTRVTLLEEPQAAFYAWLAKHTDSWQGQLRAGNTILVCDIGGGTTDFSLIAVTEGKTQLQLERVTVGDHLLLGGDNMDIALARQVEARMAKGGRLDAQRWSTLTHLCRVAKEDLFADPNRQSVPITLAGRGSAVVGGTLSDALNRDELERTIVEGFFPVVNVDNFPRRSARVGLQEFGLPYATEAEIPRHLAFFLHQHAQTTGRPDAILFNGGALTPHVIRERIVDIVSRWFAAANENWRPTVLTSTSLDLAVAYGAAYYGLVRRGQGVRIGGGSARAYYIGVDMQTQTAAEPHDAVKALCLVRHGMEEGEEVHLSEPEFEVVANQPVSFPLYASSTRMSDQPGQLLTLSAEEVSTLPAIRTVLRFGKKAGMVKIPVQVSARFTEIGTLELWCEAQQTNHRWRLQFQLRGEGTVAPVPTTGTVSEEHVIDEALQAEAMQLIRAVLTAGTSASTEGVTVQNLTRKLEQVLGTNKDRWPLSAIRRLWDVLWECEKARARSPEYEARWLNLIGFCLRPGFGHTTDEWRLQQLWKLYPHGPVHNNAIQCRAEWWSLWKRVASGLSRQQQQVLYNDIAPWLLPKLKNRIKAGRSKVGPQELREMWQVVASCERLLPDAKADLGEELFRTIEKGKASEPEVWAFARIGARALIHGPANCVVRREVAERWVGQILRSEWRNPEALGFAVVQLTRCTGDRNRDLDEEIRQQVASKLASLPSGERWAKQVLEVVPLETKEQAQILDESLPVGLRIRNEETEGGADARR